One genomic segment of Canis lupus familiaris isolate Mischka breed German Shepherd chromosome 22, alternate assembly UU_Cfam_GSD_1.0, whole genome shotgun sequence includes these proteins:
- the CCDC122 gene encoding coiled-coil domain-containing protein 122 isoform X5: protein MIKYNEYYTKIKAHKDSLVEVESKWSLMTALHEKRELVKKLKTMKEELMQNLQNPEGNHIKQVQEDITKLKDTIITVKESIIEKTYFLEEEKKTHEKLRKEIEVQHKRYSAILKRLHCQVNKLQSNRRQWQWNIHQLEKTAAELRKRIGMKD from the exons atgataaaatataatgaatattatacaaaaataaaagcgCATAAAGATAGTTTGGTGGAGGTAGAAAGCAAATGGTCACTGATGACTGCACTCCATGAAAAACGAGAGCttgttaaaaaactaaaaacaatgaaagaggAACTTATGCAAAATCTCCAAAATCCAGAAGGAAATCACATAAAACAAGTACAG GAAGATATTACAAAGCTAAAGGATACAATTATCACTGTAAAAGAATCTATCATtgaaaaaacttattttcttgaggaagaaaaaaagacacatgaaaaattaagaaaagaaatagag GTGCAACATAAGAGATACAGTGCAATTCTTAAGCGTTTGCATTGTCAGGTGAACAAGCTTCAGTCAAATAGAAGACAATGGCAATGGAACATTCACCAACTAGAAAAAACTGCAGCTGAACTAAGGAAACGCATTGGAATGAAAGATTAA